In Geminocystis sp. NIES-3708, a single window of DNA contains:
- the ftsH2 gene encoding ATP-dependent zinc metalloprotease FtsH2 yields the protein MKLSWRTVLLWTIPFLVIGFFIWQGSFATNINDDSNNTASTRMTYGRFLEYIEKGRVSSVDLYENGRTAIVEAIDPELRQVQRLRVDLPGTSPELITKLRESGINFDSHPLRNEGAIWGILGNLVFPVLLIASLFFLFRRSSNMPGGPGQAMNFGKSKARFQMDAKTGIQFDDVAGIEEAKEELEEVVTFLKQPEKFTAVGARIPKGVLLVGPPGTGKTLLAKAIAGEAGVPFFSISGSEFVEMFVGVGASRVRDLFKKAKENAPCLIFIDEIDAVGRQRGAGIGGGNDEREQTLNQLLTEMDGFEGNTGIIVIAATNRADVLDSALMRPGRFDRQVMVDPPDFKGRMGILDVHARNKKLASSVSLEAIARRTPGFSGADLANLLNEAAILTARRRKPEITLSEIDAAVDRVIAGMEGTPLVDSKSKRLIAYHEVGHAIVGTLVKDHDPVQKVTLIPRGQAQGLTWFTPNEEQGLTTKAQLMARIAGAMGGRAAEEEVFGDDEVTTGAGGDLQQVTGMARQMVTRFGMSDLGPLSLEGQGGEVFLGGGFMNRAEYSEESAARIDAQIKMLAEHGHQIARQIIRENREVIDRLVDLLIEKETIDGEEFRQIVAEYTTVPEKEQFVPQI from the coding sequence ATGAAATTATCTTGGCGTACAGTCCTATTATGGACAATACCATTTTTAGTAATCGGCTTTTTCATTTGGCAGGGTAGTTTTGCTACAAATATAAATGATGACAGTAATAATACGGCTAGTACTCGTATGACTTATGGAAGATTCTTAGAATATATAGAAAAAGGCAGAGTCAGCAGTGTTGATTTATATGAAAATGGACGTACAGCAATCGTTGAGGCGATCGATCCTGAATTACGTCAAGTACAAAGGTTAAGAGTTGATTTACCCGGTACATCTCCCGAATTAATCACTAAGTTAAGAGAATCTGGAATTAATTTCGATTCACATCCTTTGCGTAATGAAGGTGCTATCTGGGGTATTTTAGGTAACTTAGTTTTTCCAGTGCTATTGATTGCCTCTTTATTCTTCCTCTTCCGTCGTTCTAGTAATATGCCCGGAGGACCAGGACAAGCCATGAATTTTGGCAAATCCAAAGCTCGTTTTCAAATGGATGCTAAAACAGGAATTCAATTTGATGACGTGGCTGGTATTGAAGAAGCAAAAGAAGAGTTAGAAGAAGTTGTTACTTTCCTTAAGCAACCCGAAAAATTCACCGCCGTTGGTGCAAGAATTCCTAAAGGTGTTTTACTTGTAGGACCTCCTGGTACGGGTAAAACTTTACTAGCTAAAGCCATCGCTGGGGAAGCTGGTGTGCCTTTCTTCAGCATTTCTGGTTCAGAATTTGTAGAAATGTTTGTCGGTGTTGGTGCTTCTCGTGTACGGGATTTATTCAAAAAAGCGAAAGAAAATGCTCCTTGTTTAATCTTTATTGATGAGATTGACGCTGTGGGAAGACAAAGAGGTGCAGGTATCGGCGGTGGCAACGATGAAAGAGAACAAACTTTGAACCAATTATTAACGGAAATGGATGGTTTTGAAGGTAACACTGGAATCATCGTCATTGCCGCTACTAACCGTGCAGATGTCCTTGATTCAGCGTTAATGCGTCCGGGTCGTTTTGACCGTCAAGTAATGGTTGATCCCCCTGATTTTAAAGGCAGAATGGGTATTTTGGATGTTCATGCCCGAAACAAAAAATTAGCTTCTAGTGTCTCTCTTGAGGCGATCGCCCGTCGTACCCCTGGATTCAGTGGTGCAGATTTAGCTAACTTGCTCAACGAAGCAGCTATTTTAACTGCCCGTCGTCGTAAACCCGAAATTACCTTATCAGAAATTGATGCAGCCGTTGATCGTGTCATCGCTGGTATGGAAGGCACTCCATTAGTCGATAGTAAAAGTAAACGCTTAATTGCTTATCATGAAGTTGGTCATGCGATAGTTGGTACTTTAGTTAAAGATCATGATCCTGTACAAAAAGTAACCTTAATTCCTCGCGGACAAGCTCAAGGTTTAACATGGTTTACTCCCAACGAAGAACAAGGATTAACAACCAAAGCTCAGTTAATGGCGAGAATTGCCGGGGCAATGGGTGGAAGAGCCGCAGAAGAAGAAGTTTTTGGGGATGATGAAGTAACTACTGGTGCAGGAGGTGATTTACAGCAGGTAACAGGCATGGCACGTCAGATGGTGACACGTTTCGGGATGAGTGATTTAGGGCCTCTTTCCCTAGAAGGACAAGGAGGAGAAGTCTTCCTCGGTGGCGGTTTTATGAATCGTGCGGAATATTCTGAAGAAAGTGCTGCTCGTATTGATGCTCAAATCAAAATGTTAGCTGAACATGGACATCAAATCGCCCGTCAAATTATTCGTGAAAATCGGGAAGTTATTGATCGTCTAGTTGATTTACTCATTGAAAAAGAAACCATTGACGGCGAAGAGTTTCGTCAAATCGTAGCTGAATATACAACTGTACCTGAAAAAGAACAATTTGTACCCCAAATATAA
- the lpxC gene encoding UDP-3-O-acyl-N-acetylglucosamine deacetylase: MFKSFQLSGIGLHSGAKTTVKISPAPKGKGRYFVRIDLPNKPIIPANIDYIATTTLSTELSNEGAKIRTVEHLLASLIGCGIDDAQIEIDGSEVPLLDGSAQEWVNNLDYISDKPFESVIDTITEAIWVRKDDAFCAVLPSTEIKFSYGVDYPYSVLQNQWFSWYPQRESFVTAIAPARTFGFADQIEQLQKAGLIKGGSLENALVCDKDGWLNPPLRFENEAVRHKLLDLIGDLSLLGKIPTAHYLAYKASHQLHTELAKKIKQSLAINN, encoded by the coding sequence ATGTTTAAATCATTTCAATTATCAGGTATTGGGCTTCATTCAGGAGCAAAAACCACAGTTAAAATTTCTCCAGCACCAAAAGGAAAAGGACGTTATTTTGTTAGAATAGATTTACCAAATAAACCGATTATTCCTGCTAACATTGACTATATTGCCACTACTACTTTATCAACAGAATTGAGTAATGAAGGTGCTAAAATTAGGACAGTTGAACATTTATTAGCATCTTTAATTGGTTGTGGTATTGATGATGCACAAATTGAGATTGATGGTTCTGAAGTTCCTTTGTTAGATGGCTCTGCACAAGAGTGGGTAAATAATCTTGATTATATTTCTGATAAACCTTTTGAGTCAGTAATAGATACTATTACTGAAGCTATTTGGGTGAGAAAAGATGATGCTTTTTGTGCGGTTTTACCTTCTACTGAAATAAAATTTAGTTACGGTGTTGACTATCCTTACTCTGTCTTACAAAATCAGTGGTTTAGTTGGTATCCTCAACGAGAAAGTTTTGTAACTGCTATTGCACCTGCTCGTACTTTTGGTTTTGCTGATCAAATTGAACAATTGCAAAAAGCTGGTTTAATAAAAGGGGGAAGTTTAGAAAATGCCTTAGTTTGTGATAAAGACGGTTGGTTAAATCCACCTTTAAGATTTGAAAATGAAGCTGTCAGACATAAATTATTAGATTTAATCGGTGACTTAAGTTTATTAGGTAAAATTCCCACTGCACATTATTTAGCTTATAAAGCCAGTCATCAACTTCATACAGAATTAGCGAAAAAAATCAAACAATCTTTAGCAATTAATAATTAA
- a CDS encoding E3 ubiquitin ligase family protein, whose translation MSIIGIVFMAIAIILVVIRHFQAQEYSSLQLARSTNVEELKSTSIAIKEQIGGGNWRDYVKIWGKISVSEPILSEIKQEPCVYYQMLVKREYEEKVRSQNSEGKTEERIVKKSEIIAENNRSISFTITDNTGEIIINPQGAKFDTIKILDEFRPEESRGGMLKYGSFSLLLKSDYSQTRTLGYRYQEFILPVGEEVLVVGTVSDETGNLRITQPVNEKEMFMISLKTDETLTANYVRNHKNFTYGVYTCSIIGLICIIIGIF comes from the coding sequence ATGAGTATTATCGGTATTGTTTTTATGGCGATCGCAATTATTCTTGTAGTAATACGTCATTTTCAGGCACAAGAGTATTCAAGTTTACAATTGGCAAGAAGTACTAACGTCGAAGAATTAAAATCAACTTCAATAGCTATTAAAGAACAGATTGGAGGAGGTAACTGGAGAGATTATGTTAAAATATGGGGAAAAATCTCTGTCTCTGAGCCTATTCTATCAGAAATCAAACAAGAACCTTGCGTTTATTATCAAATGTTGGTAAAACGAGAATATGAAGAAAAAGTGCGATCGCAAAATAGTGAAGGAAAAACCGAAGAAAGAATCGTTAAAAAATCTGAAATTATCGCTGAAAATAACCGTTCGATTTCCTTTACCATAACAGATAATACAGGAGAGATTATAATTAATCCACAAGGTGCAAAATTTGACACCATTAAAATACTAGACGAGTTTCGTCCTGAAGAATCAAGAGGGGGAATGCTTAAATATGGTAGTTTTTCTTTACTGTTGAAAAGTGATTATTCTCAAACTCGCACTTTGGGTTATCGTTATCAAGAATTTATTTTGCCTGTGGGGGAGGAAGTTTTAGTCGTAGGCACAGTTAGTGATGAGACTGGTAATTTAAGGATTACACAACCTGTCAATGAAAAAGAAATGTTTATGATTTCTCTGAAAACAGATGAAACATTAACGGCTAACTATGTTCGTAACCATAAAAACTTTACTTATGGCGTATATACTTGTTCTATTATCGGTTTGATTTGTATAATTATTGGTATTTTTTAG
- a CDS encoding NYN domain-containing protein yields MSQHRLRDRISIFVDGNNMFYAQQKNGWFFDPRKVIDFFSEESGFMLINSFWYTGLKDSQDQRGFRDALISLGYTVRTKILKEYYDDSSGRFSQKANLDIEIVVDMFNTVDQYDRVVLFSGDGDFERAIELLRSKNTHITVVSTDGMIARELRNATDRYIDLNEIRSCIEKRDY; encoded by the coding sequence ATTAGTCAGCACAGACTTAGAGATAGAATCTCTATATTTGTTGATGGAAATAATATGTTTTATGCTCAACAAAAAAACGGTTGGTTTTTCGATCCTCGCAAAGTAATTGATTTTTTTTCCGAAGAATCAGGATTTATGTTAATTAATTCTTTTTGGTACACAGGATTAAAAGATTCTCAAGATCAACGAGGTTTTCGAGATGCTTTAATTAGCCTCGGTTATACAGTGCGGACAAAGATACTTAAAGAGTATTACGATGATAGTTCTGGGCGTTTTTCTCAGAAAGCAAACCTTGATATTGAAATTGTGGTTGATATGTTTAACACCGTTGATCAATATGATCGAGTGGTTTTATTTAGCGGTGATGGTGATTTTGAAAGAGCTATCGAACTTTTAAGATCCAAAAATACCCATATTACAGTAGTATCCACTGATGGTATGATTGCTCGTGAACTGCGAAATGCTACTGATAGATACATTGATCTCAACGAAATTAGAAGTTGTATTGAAAAACGAGACTATTAA
- a CDS encoding ATP-dependent DNA helicase RecQ has translation MKNEIERLKDTLKKYWGYDDFRKPQAEIIEAILTGKDCLIVMPTGGGKSLCFQLPALLQEGLTLVISPLVALMENQVQELREKNLPAGILHSEVSKVERKNTISALESQQLRLLYLSPETLLSPPIWKIISHPEIKINGLIVDEAHCLAQWGESFRPTYRRLGNIRPLLLNNKTSDTKIAIACFTATADINTQKTIIQSLQLFNPEKFLISPYRDNLKIQIKTIWTPRGRKQELIKYIERNKKKSGLIYVRTRKDSEELANLLKKEGYENQAYHGGLSGNIRRKVESDWLTEKIKFVVCTCAFGMGINKSNLRWIFHYQAPLLLSEYIQEIGRGGRDGILTEVITLMSEASGWLNPEDKNRREYFLNQQIKLYQQAERFLKEIPTRGNIEELSKKINNPNYQLYLSILNSSQQLQWIDPYNYCLNLSKTHQSIELLINRQKKLIKQTHEYLTTKICRWSFLLSAFGFSPSTNFRCGKCDNCLKLIRN, from the coding sequence ATGAAAAATGAGATAGAAAGATTAAAAGATACTCTTAAAAAATACTGGGGTTATGATGATTTTCGCAAGCCACAGGCAGAAATTATTGAAGCAATTTTGACGGGAAAAGATTGTTTAATTGTCATGCCAACGGGAGGAGGAAAATCTCTTTGTTTTCAGTTACCAGCGTTATTACAAGAAGGGTTAACTTTGGTTATTTCTCCTTTAGTTGCCTTAATGGAAAATCAAGTACAAGAATTACGAGAAAAAAATTTACCCGCAGGAATTTTACACAGTGAAGTAAGTAAAGTTGAACGTAAAAATACCATTTCAGCGTTAGAATCGCAACAATTAAGATTGCTTTATTTATCCCCAGAAACCTTACTTTCTCCGCCAATCTGGAAAATTATCAGCCACCCAGAAATTAAGATTAATGGTTTAATTGTAGATGAAGCTCACTGTTTAGCACAATGGGGAGAATCTTTTCGCCCAACTTATCGACGTTTAGGCAATATTCGCCCATTATTACTTAATAATAAAACATCCGATACTAAAATAGCGATCGCCTGTTTTACTGCCACTGCGGATATTAATACCCAAAAAACTATTATTCAATCTTTACAATTATTTAATCCTGAAAAATTTTTAATCAGTCCTTACCGTGATAACCTCAAGATACAAATAAAAACTATTTGGACACCAAGAGGAAGAAAACAAGAGTTAATTAAATATATTGAAAGAAATAAAAAGAAAAGTGGCTTAATTTATGTACGCACGAGAAAAGATAGCGAAGAATTAGCAAATTTACTCAAGAAAGAAGGATATGAAAATCAAGCCTATCACGGTGGGTTAAGTGGTAATATTCGCCGAAAAGTTGAATCTGATTGGCTAACGGAGAAAATAAAATTCGTAGTTTGTACTTGTGCCTTTGGTATGGGTATAAATAAAAGTAACTTACGATGGATTTTTCATTACCAAGCACCGTTATTATTATCAGAATATATCCAAGAGATTGGCAGAGGTGGCAGAGACGGAATACTTACGGAAGTTATAACCTTGATGAGTGAAGCTAGTGGTTGGTTGAATCCAGAAGATAAAAATAGAAGAGAGTATTTTTTAAACCAACAAATCAAACTTTATCAACAAGCCGAAAGATTTTTAAAGGAAATACCAACAAGGGGAAATATTGAAGAATTATCAAAAAAAATTAATAACCCTAACTATCAACTATATCTGTCCATTTTAAATAGTAGCCAACAATTGCAGTGGATTGATCCTTATAATTATTGCTTAAATCTCTCAAAAACTCATCAATCAATAGAATTGCTGATAAATCGACAAAAAAAATTGATTAAACAAACCCATGAGTATTTAACCACTAAAATATGTCGTTGGAGTTTTTTATTATCAGCTTTTGGCTTTTCTCCTTCGACAAATTTTCGTTGCGGTAAATGCGATAATTGCCTGAAGTTAATTAGGAATTAG
- the rplI gene encoding 50S ribosomal protein L9, giving the protein MAKRLQLLLNKDVNKLGKRGDLVDVAPGYARNYLVPQGFGVLVTEGILRQVDQRREKERLRLLAILEEAKSRKTALQTINNFVIRKQVGEQDAIFGTVTTQEVVDIIKQNAGLEIERQAITLPEIKKTGKYPTDIKLHAEITAQIIIEVAPL; this is encoded by the coding sequence ATGGCAAAAAGATTACAACTATTGTTAAATAAAGACGTTAACAAATTAGGCAAAAGAGGCGATTTGGTTGATGTAGCACCGGGCTACGCTCGTAACTATCTCGTGCCTCAAGGTTTCGGAGTATTAGTAACTGAAGGTATTTTACGTCAAGTTGACCAAAGAAGAGAAAAGGAAAGATTACGTTTATTAGCGATTTTGGAAGAAGCTAAATCTCGTAAAACTGCTTTACAAACTATCAATAATTTTGTGATTCGTAAGCAAGTGGGCGAACAAGATGCTATCTTTGGTACTGTCACCACTCAAGAAGTTGTTGATATTATCAAGCAAAATGCTGGTTTAGAAATTGAGCGTCAAGCTATTACTCTACCTGAAATCAAGAAAACTGGCAAATATCCTACTGATATTAAACTTCACGCTGAAATAACTGCACAAATTATCATCGAAGTTGCACCACTTTAA
- a CDS encoding DUF1499 domain-containing protein: MLTSIVSLFTIFILSFSSFYLSFSPHLPIFGAIFHFEGKIPNLGVTDGKLLNCPPSPNCVVSQDGDENHYIDPLQYEGDRTQAFNSLVKILSVVPNTKIVEQKENYIRTESRSKIMGFVDDGEFYFPSDKNMIYWRSASRLGESDLGVNRRRLEQIRLAFEDFNS, encoded by the coding sequence ATGCTAACGTCAATTGTTTCACTTTTTACTATATTTATTCTTTCTTTTTCTTCATTTTATCTGTCTTTTTCTCCACATTTGCCGATTTTCGGGGCTATTTTTCACTTTGAAGGAAAGATACCTAATTTAGGTGTAACCGATGGAAAACTACTTAATTGTCCTCCTTCTCCTAATTGTGTTGTCAGTCAAGATGGTGATGAAAATCATTATATTGATCCTTTACAATATGAAGGTGATCGTACTCAAGCCTTTAATTCTCTAGTGAAAATTTTATCTGTAGTACCAAACACAAAAATTGTTGAACAAAAAGAGAATTATATTCGCACAGAATCTCGAAGTAAAATTATGGGTTTTGTAGATGATGGGGAATTTTATTTTCCCTCAGATAAAAATATGATATATTGGCGTTCTGCTTCTCGTTTAGGAGAGTCAGATTTGGGAGTGAATCGTCGTCGTTTGGAGCAAATTCGCCTAGCATTTGAAGACTTTAATAGTTAA
- a CDS encoding bifunctional 2-polyprenyl-6-hydroxyphenol methylase/3-demethylubiquinol 3-O-methyltransferase UbiG: MKQLLKDKIDNFLLKVKIPYLSFLVSRNKELEKLSTDLENIRQKQQDILDKLGTKFRSEIDNKDSRYFISKNDNFQVEIKPFDIYPHTFIKVINNENIFEEKLLYSHLGLAKLITDYEFNHVLDIGSRNGTSARLFSFLGKNVTTIEMSEDFEADYVGDYLDVSFPHKFDAIWCSHVLEHQRNIGTFLDKIYQDLREDGILTITVPSSLCPLMIGHPNIFTPLHLVYHLVLAGFDCQNARIKYYDWQYTILLKKKSNGIKSISLASTHYPDSTPIALVEDLLNYFPLNIPENGHIWGEIESLNWEI, translated from the coding sequence ATGAAACAATTACTTAAAGATAAAATAGACAATTTTTTATTAAAAGTAAAAATTCCTTATCTTTCTTTTTTAGTATCTCGTAATAAAGAACTTGAAAAACTTTCCACAGATTTAGAAAATATCCGTCAAAAACAACAAGATATTCTTGATAAATTAGGTACTAAATTTCGCTCAGAAATCGATAACAAAGATTCAAGATACTTTATCTCAAAAAACGATAACTTTCAAGTAGAAATTAAACCATTTGATATTTATCCTCATACTTTTATTAAAGTAATAAATAATGAAAATATTTTTGAAGAAAAATTATTATATAGCCATTTAGGATTAGCAAAATTAATTACAGACTATGAATTTAATCATGTTTTAGATATTGGTTCTCGGAATGGTACAAGTGCCAGATTATTCTCTTTTTTAGGGAAAAATGTAACAACTATCGAAATGTCAGAAGATTTTGAAGCTGATTATGTAGGAGATTATTTAGACGTTTCTTTCCCTCATAAATTTGATGCTATTTGGTGCAGTCATGTATTAGAACATCAAAGAAATATTGGCACTTTTTTAGACAAAATATATCAAGATTTGAGAGAAGATGGTATATTAACAATTACTGTACCTTCTTCTTTATGTCCTTTAATGATTGGACACCCAAATATTTTTACTCCTTTACATTTAGTTTATCATTTAGTTTTAGCTGGTTTTGATTGTCAAAATGCAAGAATTAAATATTATGATTGGCAATACACAATTTTATTGAAAAAAAAGAGTAATGGTATCAAATCTATTAGTTTAGCTTCTACTCACTACCCTGATTCAACACCGATTGCTTTAGTCGAAGATTTATTGAATTATTTTCCTTTAAATATTCCTGAAAATGGTCATATTTGGGGTGAAATAGAATCTTTAAATTGGGAAATATAA